A single region of the Candidatus Protochlamydia amoebophila UWE25 genome encodes:
- the xerD gene encoding site-specific tyrosine recombinase XerD codes for MIRDLEDFFIYLASEKGLAQNTLEAYRRDLFSFATFLKQRSVNNWSQIHLQAIIDYLALKQQQHYASASICRALIAIKVLFRFLKREGMITTNILLLMETPKLWQLIPDVLSLEEIDRILAIPNIQTWRGARDKAILETLYACGLRVSELCQLKIYDVDDTFVRVLGKGGKERIVPIGQQAIAAIDGYLSFREGGENSRNEFLFITKKSKPLTRALVWKLVKFYARQASIFKSISPHTFRHTFATHLLDHGADLRVIQDMLGHASINSTDRYTHVSQIRLQQAFQAFHPRN; via the coding sequence ATGATTAGAGACTTAGAAGATTTTTTTATTTATTTAGCTTCAGAAAAAGGATTAGCTCAAAATACTTTAGAGGCTTATCGAAGAGACCTTTTCTCTTTTGCAACCTTTTTGAAACAACGTTCAGTAAATAATTGGTCACAGATTCATTTGCAAGCTATAATTGATTATTTAGCTTTAAAACAACAACAACATTACGCCTCAGCTTCTATTTGTCGAGCTCTTATCGCCATTAAAGTTTTATTTCGCTTTTTAAAACGAGAAGGAATGATTACGACAAATATTCTTCTTCTGATGGAAACCCCTAAACTTTGGCAATTAATTCCAGATGTTCTTTCTTTAGAAGAAATAGATCGTATATTAGCCATACCTAACATTCAAACATGGAGAGGAGCACGAGATAAAGCAATTTTAGAAACTTTATATGCTTGTGGATTACGAGTATCAGAACTTTGCCAATTGAAAATTTATGATGTGGACGATACTTTTGTGCGAGTTTTAGGAAAAGGTGGAAAAGAAAGAATTGTTCCCATCGGGCAACAGGCAATTGCAGCCATCGATGGTTATTTGTCTTTTAGAGAAGGGGGAGAAAATTCCAGAAATGAATTCCTTTTTATCACGAAAAAAAGTAAACCGCTTACTCGTGCTCTTGTTTGGAAACTTGTCAAATTTTATGCCCGTCAAGCATCTATCTTCAAATCCATTTCTCCTCATACTTTTCGGCATACGTTTGCGACTCATTTATTAGATCATGGGGCAGACTTAAGGGTTATTCAAGATATGCTTGGACACGCAAGCATCAATAGCACAGATCGATATACTCATGTTAGTCAAATACGCTTACAACAAGCTTTTCAAGCTTTTCATCCGAGAAATTGA
- a CDS encoding SycD/LcrH family type III secretion system chaperone, translating into MKDDVSEFQLSEKAKEKLKNKKLLKKELAEGKTAQQIMELQDSTMAKFYGAAYYLFEHKRYEDAAHAFLFLATLNPYIHDYWLGLGMATQMCQNYEAAIDAYELAAFCDINSPVPYFYLAKCLFAIHDRESALQALDLAIETAGESEEYTDLKKQAEEAKRILLND; encoded by the coding sequence ATGAAAGATGATGTAAGTGAGTTTCAGTTATCAGAAAAAGCTAAAGAAAAATTAAAGAATAAAAAACTTCTCAAAAAAGAGTTGGCAGAAGGTAAAACTGCTCAACAGATCATGGAACTTCAAGATTCCACGATGGCAAAGTTTTATGGAGCAGCTTATTATTTATTTGAGCATAAACGCTATGAAGATGCCGCACACGCCTTTTTATTTTTAGCGACTTTAAATCCCTATATTCACGATTATTGGCTGGGTTTGGGGATGGCTACTCAAATGTGTCAAAATTACGAAGCTGCTATTGATGCTTACGAACTAGCAGCTTTTTGTGATATCAACAGCCCTGTACCCTATTTTTATTTAGCAAAATGCTTATTTGCCATCCATGATCGCGAAAGTGCTTTGCAAGCTTTAGATTTAGCTATTGAAACAGCGGGAGAATCTGAAGAATATACAGATTTGAAAAAACAAGCTGAAGAGGCAAAACGTATTTTATTAAACGATTAA
- a CDS encoding NAD(P)-dependent alcohol dehydrogenase produces the protein MVKVSGYAAQQATTPLTPFTFDRRELRSEDVQIEILYCGVCHSDLHTARNEWKSTIYPFVPGHEIVGRVLEVGKDVKDFKKDDVVAVGCMVDSCRTCSSCKEHLEQYCENGPVFTYNSYDKYDQSITQGGYSTQIVVDHQFVLHVPKEFKEKDYPGVAPLLCAGITTYSPLKHWNVGKGSKVGVVGLGGLGHMAIKLAHAMEAHVVLFTTSKNKEQDAKRLGADEVVISKNEEDVKKHNATFDFILDTVAASHNLDPLIALLKREGTLCLVGAPEFPHPSPTVSQLIFKRRQIAGSLIGGIQETQEMLDFCAKRRITADVEVIPIEKINDAYERMLKGDVKYRFVIDSVSLKK, from the coding sequence ATGGTTAAAGTTTCAGGATATGCCGCTCAGCAAGCGACAACACCTTTAACTCCATTCACATTTGATCGACGCGAATTAAGATCAGAGGATGTGCAAATAGAAATTCTATATTGTGGGGTTTGCCATTCCGATTTACATACAGCGCGCAATGAATGGAAAAGTACAATTTATCCTTTTGTTCCTGGTCATGAGATTGTGGGAAGAGTTTTAGAAGTTGGTAAAGATGTTAAAGATTTTAAAAAAGATGACGTAGTTGCTGTTGGATGTATGGTCGATTCTTGTCGAACTTGCTCTAGTTGTAAAGAACATTTAGAGCAATATTGTGAAAATGGACCAGTTTTTACCTATAATAGCTATGATAAGTATGATCAATCCATTACACAAGGAGGCTATTCAACCCAAATCGTTGTAGACCATCAATTTGTTCTTCATGTTCCAAAAGAATTTAAAGAAAAAGATTATCCAGGTGTAGCTCCTTTACTTTGTGCAGGAATTACGACTTACTCACCTTTGAAGCATTGGAATGTTGGAAAGGGAAGTAAAGTAGGCGTCGTTGGTCTCGGAGGTCTTGGGCACATGGCCATCAAATTAGCCCATGCAATGGAAGCTCATGTTGTCCTTTTTACTACATCAAAAAATAAAGAACAGGATGCGAAAAGATTAGGAGCTGATGAGGTTGTTATTTCAAAAAATGAAGAAGATGTTAAAAAACATAACGCTACTTTTGATTTTATCCTCGATACAGTGGCCGCTTCCCATAATTTAGATCCTTTGATTGCTTTATTAAAAAGAGAGGGAACTTTATGTTTGGTGGGTGCTCCTGAATTTCCTCATCCTTCTCCTACTGTCAGCCAACTTATTTTTAAACGTAGGCAAATTGCAGGATCTTTAATTGGAGGAATTCAAGAAACGCAAGAAATGCTCGACTTCTGCGCGAAGCGTCGAATTACGGCCGATGTGGAAGTCATCCCGATCGAGAAAATCAATGACGCTTATGAGCGCATGCTAAAGGGTGATGTTAAATACCGCTTTGTCATAGACAGCGTATCTTTGAAAAAGTAG
- a CDS encoding GMC oxidoreductase, with protein MITFIQDYIDSSIPKAKACIIGAGAAGIEIATQLASSFGSILLLEAGLEEFDFETQKLTYFKQQGKKIRSLDPQNPFTFEMSKKGQTHLKQYGGTLNIWGGKWKTLDPIDFESRFDLSETAWPITYQDLYSYYASIAQDYQILDLTWANAHNADLPFTISQLPGFSPSLDLLEKHPTNSKHKFQKQLASSSIQVILGAHVVNIALSENLDSVKHLHVRSLRGQDWHVEAQFYILAAGSIENAKLLLNSRSQLKKGVGNHSDWVGRNLLDHPKGFGGLLFPYDQNDIIEGRTFSDKNKTLEIGISLNQELLKKERLPNHCINIFPRIDQNQIVYATKFYLEQLPNANSHLFLTNEKDALNQNIVSLDWKFRKEDLICFENYLKIFANLLKKHQVGELNMKADALTMEIFRDASHQLGTTRMALKAQDGVVDSNCQVFGVNNLFIAGSSIFPTAGHANPTLTILALARRLADHLKRTYGNIFFNS; from the coding sequence ATGATTACTTTCATTCAAGACTATATAGATTCTTCTATTCCAAAAGCAAAAGCTTGTATTATTGGAGCAGGAGCAGCTGGGATTGAAATAGCTACTCAGCTAGCTTCTTCATTTGGCTCCATTTTGCTTTTAGAAGCAGGTTTAGAAGAGTTTGATTTCGAAACACAAAAATTAACTTATTTTAAGCAGCAAGGAAAAAAAATTAGGTCCTTAGACCCACAAAATCCTTTTACTTTTGAAATGAGTAAAAAAGGTCAAACGCATTTAAAGCAGTATGGGGGGACATTAAATATTTGGGGAGGAAAATGGAAAACTCTTGATCCAATTGATTTTGAATCGAGGTTTGACTTGTCAGAAACAGCTTGGCCCATCACTTATCAAGATTTATATTCTTATTATGCTTCTATCGCGCAAGATTATCAAATATTAGATCTTACTTGGGCTAATGCTCATAACGCTGACCTCCCCTTTACAATTTCTCAATTACCTGGTTTTTCTCCGAGCTTAGATTTACTAGAAAAACATCCAACAAATAGTAAACATAAATTTCAAAAACAGCTCGCGTCCTCTTCAATCCAAGTAATTTTAGGAGCTCATGTTGTTAATATTGCGCTTTCAGAGAATTTAGATTCGGTTAAACATCTACATGTACGCTCCTTACGAGGACAGGATTGGCACGTTGAAGCACAATTTTACATTTTAGCGGCCGGATCAATAGAAAATGCCAAACTTCTTCTTAATTCTCGTTCTCAGTTAAAAAAAGGTGTAGGTAACCATAGTGATTGGGTAGGAAGAAATTTGCTCGACCATCCTAAAGGTTTTGGAGGATTACTTTTTCCTTATGATCAAAATGACATTATTGAAGGTCGTACTTTTTCTGACAAAAATAAAACTTTAGAAATAGGTATCTCTTTAAATCAGGAATTACTTAAAAAAGAGCGATTACCCAATCATTGTATAAACATCTTTCCTCGTATTGACCAAAATCAAATAGTTTATGCTACCAAATTTTATCTCGAACAGCTTCCAAATGCAAATAGCCATCTATTTTTAACAAATGAAAAAGATGCATTGAATCAGAATATTGTTTCTTTAGATTGGAAGTTTAGAAAAGAAGATTTAATTTGCTTTGAAAATTATCTCAAGATTTTTGCTAATCTTTTAAAAAAGCACCAAGTCGGAGAACTAAATATGAAAGCTGATGCTTTAACAATGGAAATTTTTAGAGATGCAAGTCACCAACTGGGAACGACTCGAATGGCTTTAAAAGCTCAAGATGGAGTTGTTGACTCAAATTGTCAAGTTTTTGGAGTAAATAATTTATTTATTGCTGGAAGTTCCATTTTTCCCACTGCCGGACATGCCAATCCGACATTGACAATCTTAGCCTTAGCTCGCAGACTTGCTGATCATTTAAAGCGAACTTATGGCAATATTTTTTTTAATTCTTGA
- a CDS encoding DegT/DnrJ/EryC1/StrS family aminotransferase codes for MYSTELAILGGPKAFKKAFEEKWQRPKDKEKKLINTLIDRDELSGSGFGISLDFEQAFASYIGCQYCLSFSHGTAALMAAYFAAGIGPGDEVLTPAVGYIASYSGAIHMGARPIFCDIDPSSLLINPQEIQKKISLRTKAINITDLNGRICDLDKILSLANHKGIPVVEDASHAHGGYWNKKKIGNFSHATCFSLQGVNPMGKAVAGGEGGVVCTNDQDIYQAMLAYCQLHRKNIKQELHNSPFEVLDSEVLGLKWRAHPLALAIALVSLESLDFRNQCRTDNACLTQNALKDFSFISFPLLKTEAKVGGFYGGLKVIYNPSQLNNLPFSTFIQSLIEEGVPIISVGVGSCEYRRTLAHTGFDLWGEGRGPLGPAWQGLEPYRQLDKKNFPIAEEMDQRVFTLPSFIHVENEYYDSLKRAFEKIHSYYQKII; via the coding sequence ATGTATTCAACTGAATTAGCTATTTTGGGTGGGCCAAAAGCTTTTAAAAAAGCTTTTGAAGAAAAATGGCAACGACCCAAAGATAAAGAAAAAAAACTCATTAATACATTAATTGATCGGGATGAATTATCAGGATCTGGATTTGGAATCAGTCTAGATTTTGAACAAGCTTTCGCTTCTTATATTGGATGTCAGTATTGCTTATCATTCAGTCATGGGACAGCTGCATTAATGGCCGCTTATTTTGCAGCTGGAATAGGGCCAGGAGATGAAGTTTTAACACCGGCTGTTGGTTATATCGCGAGTTACTCAGGGGCGATTCATATGGGGGCCCGCCCAATTTTCTGTGATATTGACCCCTCGTCCTTATTAATTAATCCTCAAGAAATTCAAAAAAAAATTTCTCTGCGTACCAAAGCTATCAATATTACAGATCTAAATGGACGTATTTGCGACCTTGATAAGATCCTTTCTCTTGCTAACCATAAAGGAATTCCTGTTGTTGAAGATGCCTCTCATGCTCATGGAGGATATTGGAATAAAAAAAAGATCGGTAATTTTTCGCATGCAACTTGCTTCAGTTTGCAAGGTGTCAATCCAATGGGTAAAGCTGTTGCTGGAGGCGAAGGGGGTGTTGTGTGTACAAATGATCAAGACATTTACCAAGCTATGCTGGCATACTGCCAATTGCATCGAAAAAATATCAAGCAAGAATTACACAATAGCCCTTTTGAAGTATTAGATAGTGAGGTGCTTGGGCTTAAGTGGAGAGCGCATCCCCTAGCCTTAGCGATTGCCCTAGTTTCATTAGAAAGTTTAGATTTCAGAAATCAGTGTCGAACAGACAATGCATGCTTAACTCAAAACGCTCTCAAAGACTTTTCATTTATCTCTTTTCCCCTTCTTAAAACAGAAGCTAAAGTCGGAGGCTTCTATGGAGGATTAAAAGTCATTTACAATCCTTCTCAATTAAATAATCTACCTTTTTCTACATTTATCCAAAGTTTAATCGAAGAAGGGGTGCCTATTATCAGTGTTGGGGTCGGTTCTTGTGAATACCGACGCACGCTTGCTCATACTGGATTTGATTTATGGGGAGAAGGAAGAGGGCCTTTAGGTCCTGCTTGGCAAGGATTAGAACCTTATCGACAGCTTGATAAGAAAAATTTTCCTATCGCAGAAGAAATGGATCAGCGAGTTTTTACGTTACCAAGTTTTATTCATGTCGAAAATGAATATTATGATTCTTTAAAAAGAGCATTTGAAAAAATACACTCTTATTATCAAAAGATCATATGA
- the tgt gene encoding tRNA guanosine(34) transglycosylase Tgt: MTYFKFELIHRSKKSRARVGRIHTPHGIIDTPNFVAVGTNGTVKALNNTMLHDIGLQLMFCNTYHMMLQPGTDIVRQAGGLHSFIQRKLPIITDSGGFQVFSLAYGSVADELKSRGTKKQGGCVLKITEEGVLFRSYRDGSKVLLTPESSIKAQKDLGADIIIPFDELPPYHIARDALKKSLDRTHRWEKRSLEAHLKNPQEQAMYAVVHGGIDPDLRKESCAILTELPFDGFAVGGSMGKTKDEMHTLLSLTLPLLPEDKPNHLLGIGDLPSIERSVPLGIDTFDSSYPTRAARHGILLTKQGPLNITKSEYATNFNSIEKGCLCPACHHFSLAYIHHLFKARELTCMSLATVHNLYFMVQLMEKYRKQIQEDLI; this comes from the coding sequence ATGACGTATTTTAAATTCGAACTTATCCATCGCTCTAAAAAATCACGCGCTCGCGTTGGTCGCATTCATACCCCTCACGGAATAATTGATACTCCCAATTTTGTTGCCGTCGGAACTAATGGAACAGTTAAAGCTTTGAACAACACCATGTTACATGACATCGGATTACAACTGATGTTTTGTAATACTTATCATATGATGCTTCAACCTGGAACTGATATTGTCAGACAAGCAGGCGGTTTACATTCTTTTATCCAACGAAAACTTCCGATCATTACCGATTCAGGAGGTTTCCAAGTATTTAGTCTAGCTTATGGCTCTGTCGCTGATGAATTAAAGAGTAGGGGAACCAAAAAGCAAGGGGGATGTGTTCTTAAAATTACGGAAGAAGGGGTCTTATTTCGTTCTTATCGAGACGGCTCTAAGGTTTTATTAACTCCCGAAAGTTCAATTAAAGCTCAAAAAGACTTGGGAGCTGACATTATCATTCCTTTTGATGAGCTCCCCCCTTATCATATAGCCCGCGATGCCTTAAAAAAATCTTTAGATCGAACTCATCGTTGGGAAAAACGATCTTTAGAGGCTCACTTAAAAAATCCTCAAGAGCAAGCCATGTACGCCGTGGTTCACGGAGGAATTGATCCAGATTTACGAAAAGAAAGCTGTGCTATTCTAACAGAACTTCCTTTTGATGGATTTGCAGTCGGGGGAAGCATGGGTAAAACCAAAGACGAAATGCATACACTTCTGTCTCTCACCCTCCCTCTTCTGCCTGAAGATAAACCAAATCACCTTTTAGGAATTGGAGACCTTCCATCTATCGAGCGAAGCGTTCCGCTTGGAATTGATACATTTGATAGCTCATACCCAACAAGAGCTGCTAGACATGGCATTTTATTGACTAAGCAAGGTCCATTAAATATCACCAAATCTGAGTATGCGACAAACTTTAATTCCATTGAAAAAGGATGCCTCTGCCCTGCCTGCCATCATTTTTCTCTCGCTTATATTCATCATCTTTTCAAAGCTCGAGAACTAACATGTATGAGTTTAGCCACAGTCCATAACCTTTATTTTATGGTTCAACTCATGGAAAAGTACCGGAAACAAATTCAAGAAGATTTGATTTAG
- a CDS encoding queuosine precursor transporter: MNEILFFIQTILIISFALIAKRLGKTALIAWVAVQALIANLFVLKQIVLLGLEVTASDAFAIGSLLGLNFLQEYHEKEDANQATWICFFFMIFFVFVSQIHLLYEPSLNDTSQPAFLMILSVTPRLLLASMSVFFIVQQIDIRFFTFLKRKLPNISFAFRAAIALILSQFLDTFLFSFAGLYGIVSSVTDIIVVSFMVKLIVIFCFTPFVKWANT, from the coding sequence ATGAACGAGATTTTATTTTTTATTCAAACAATATTGATTATTAGCTTTGCTTTGATAGCTAAACGCTTAGGAAAGACTGCCTTGATTGCTTGGGTCGCTGTCCAAGCTCTGATCGCCAATCTATTTGTCCTCAAGCAAATTGTTTTGCTCGGGCTTGAAGTCACAGCAAGTGATGCATTTGCCATAGGCAGTTTACTAGGACTTAATTTTTTACAAGAATATCACGAAAAAGAAGACGCAAACCAAGCGACATGGATTTGTTTTTTCTTTATGATTTTTTTCGTTTTCGTTTCCCAAATCCATTTGCTTTATGAACCCAGCTTGAATGATACTTCACAACCTGCATTTTTAATGATTTTATCTGTCACCCCTCGTTTACTCCTTGCTTCGATGAGCGTCTTTTTTATTGTTCAGCAAATTGACATCCGTTTTTTTACATTCTTAAAAAGAAAGCTTCCGAATATAAGTTTTGCCTTTCGAGCAGCAATAGCGCTTATTTTATCTCAATTTTTAGATACATTTTTATTTAGCTTTGCTGGTTTATATGGAATTGTCTCTTCAGTGACAGACATTATTGTTGTCAGTTTTATGGTTAAATTAATTGTAATTTTTTGTTTTACTCCTTTTGTAAAGTGGGCCAATACATGA